The genomic region CTCATATTCCGCTCACATGAGGCAAGCCTTCGAGCGATAGTCGAAAAGTGAGGCTATGCAATACCACTTCGTTCTCGAGACGATCGTTCCGATCCCTCGAACTCCGTTTGTTTCAAGCCGGCCTTCGAGTAAGTGTGATAGCACGCATCGAGAAGATAGGCGACCGGATTCCACTTCGTTCTCGAGACGATCGTTCCGATCCCTCGAACTCCGTTTGCTTCAAGCCGGCCTTCGAGCGATAGTCGAGAAGTTAGGCTAGCCGATTCCACTCCGTTATCTTGACTCTTGACTCTTGAATCTTGAATCAGGACTCCTGAATAAATGCTCCAGACCCCGCTTTACTCTGTTGCTTCTTCTTCCTCTTCCGGCATCTCCGGCATCTCGGGCATCTGGTCATAGTTCCAGATATCGCGGATCACTCGGTAGGTGCCGTCCTGATTTTCATAGAAGTTCATCCATTTTCCCTCTTCAGGTTCATCCATTCCCTCCATGCTGAAGGTGTAAGTACCTGTCTCTACGGCATAGTCCCCGAGCACCCAGATATCTGAACGTTGCATATCGAAAGTCATTCCGGGAGGGGCAGGTTCTGCCCAGGCCTCGTCTAAATTCTGACGTATCACTTCTCTTCCGATCATGGCCGGCTTGCCGGGAGGGTAGCTCTCTATGCCTTCTCCATAATAGGCCATGAAGGCTTCTATATCCTGCTCTACGATAGAGCGGTCCATCTCAGCGCCCAATGCTTCGATCTGCGCCTTCACGGCTTCTACATCCACTTTGGCATAGCAATCTGCACACTCGCATTCTCCTCCGGCACAGCTCAGCAGGCCGAATAGGAGCAGGACGGTCAATATGGGTAATAAGGTTCGTGTTCTCATGGTCTTGGGTTTAAGGTGACTCCTGTAAGGTAGTCATTCCCATGCAATTACCATGAACCGCTAGGCTATTCTCCTCCCTTGAGATGCTTGGCAAAGAAGCCCATCATGCACTCATAGAGCTCGATACGGTTGTGTTCCTTACCGAATCCATGTCCCTCATCGTATTTGACCATATACGGCACGTCATAGCCTCTGGCTCTGAGATTCTCCACCACCTGGTCGGACTCATCGATATTGACACGCGGGTCATTGGCACCTTGAATGACGAATAGGGGTTTCGTGATCTTATCGACATTGAGAGCAGGAGAGACCTGCTTCATGATCTTCTGGTCTTCTGGGTCCCGTTCATCATACCATTGTTCGTAGACCTGTTCCAAGTAGGGTTTCCAATAGGGTGGAAAG from Flavobacteriales bacterium harbors:
- a CDS encoding nuclear transport factor 2 family protein gives rise to the protein MRTRTLLPILTVLLLFGLLSCAGGECECADCYAKVDVEAVKAQIEALGAEMDRSIVEQDIEAFMAYYGEGIESYPPGKPAMIGREVIRQNLDEAWAEPAPPGMTFDMQRSDIWVLGDYAVETGTYTFSMEGMDEPEEGKWMNFYENQDGTYRVIRDIWNYDQMPEMPEMPEEEEEATE